From Jeotgalibaca dankookensis, one genomic window encodes:
- a CDS encoding pyruvate carboxylase, whose translation MKKVLVANRGEIAIRIFRALAELGIGTVGIYAQEDEGSVHRFKADEAYLVGSGKKPIEAYLDIEGIIALSKEAQVDAIHPGYGFLSENIHFARRCQEEGIKFIGPDLHHLDIFGDKIKAKQAAIAAGIQSIPGSDGPVSNAEEVLDFAVQYGYPIIIKAALGGGGRGMRVAHNDEEAKDGFIRARSEALSAFGDDHIYVEKYIQNPKHIEVQILGDEHGNIVHLYERDCSVQRRHQKVVEVAPCINMADDLRQEICQAALQLMQHVGYVNAGTVEFLVADDQYYFIEVNPRVQVEHTITEMITGIDIVQAQIKIAQGQDLHKDIHIPEQANIPLIGAAIQCRITTEDPLNNFFPDTGKINTYRSPGGFGIRLDAGNGFQGTVVSPFFDSLLVKACVQAPTFSDAVRKMERALTEFRIRGVKTNIPFLRNVIQNPIFASGEATTTFIDETPSLFVFPETLNRGNKMLAYLGNTTVNGFPGISHAPKKFYEKPRLPKKIILPEKELVTAKTILDQEGPEAVSQWVKQQSKVLLTDTTFRDAHQSLLATRVRTTDLLAIAKQTQEGMPQLFSNEMWGGASFDVAYRFLSEDPWDRLRKLRKLMPHTLFQMLFRGSNAVGYQNYPDNVLKAFITQAAEAGIDVFRLFDSLNWTAQIEKSIQYVRDVNKIAEAAICYTGDVNDPNQSKYTIAYYKDMARELEHMGAHIIAIKDMAGLLKPQAAYRLISELKETVSLPIHLHTHDTSGNGIYTLTEAIRAGVDIVDVAQSALSGTTSQPSMSSLYYALEGSSLAPDLTIENVQEINRYWEDVRTYYDGFETGIQTTSTEVYRHQMPGGQYTNLQQQAKSVGLEDSWDTVKEMYASVNQLFGDIVKVTPSSKVVGDMALFMVQNHLTEADIYERGEDLSFPQSVVSFFKGDLGQPTGGFPKELQAIILKDQKPLTVRPGSLRQPTDFKKVSMELAEIIGRQPSEEDVLSYLMYPDVFLGYCDTFKKFGDVTKLDTPTFFHGMRKGEQIEVVIEKGKTLIIKLNQIGEPDAEGMRILYFELNGQGREIEIKDASITSTKAIRKKAEPTNKEHIGSTMPGSVLEILVVKGDRVKKGDPVIITEAMKMETTIRSTINGVIDQIYVTANDRIEAGDLLIEIKPK comes from the coding sequence ATGAAAAAAGTACTCGTTGCCAATAGAGGCGAAATTGCCATTCGCATATTCAGAGCACTGGCAGAGCTTGGTATTGGAACTGTTGGAATCTATGCCCAAGAAGATGAAGGATCCGTCCATCGTTTCAAAGCAGACGAAGCTTATTTGGTGGGAAGCGGTAAAAAACCGATTGAGGCTTATTTAGATATTGAAGGGATTATTGCGTTATCAAAAGAAGCACAGGTGGATGCTATTCATCCTGGCTACGGCTTCTTATCAGAAAATATTCATTTCGCTAGACGTTGTCAAGAAGAAGGAATTAAATTTATTGGACCTGACCTTCACCATTTGGATATTTTTGGAGACAAAATAAAAGCTAAACAAGCCGCAATTGCTGCAGGGATTCAATCTATCCCGGGAAGTGATGGCCCTGTTTCAAATGCTGAGGAAGTTTTAGACTTTGCTGTCCAATATGGCTATCCTATTATCATTAAAGCTGCTTTAGGTGGTGGTGGCCGTGGCATGCGCGTTGCCCATAACGATGAAGAAGCAAAAGACGGTTTTATTCGTGCACGTAGTGAAGCTTTGTCAGCTTTTGGGGATGACCACATTTACGTTGAAAAATACATTCAAAATCCTAAACACATTGAAGTCCAAATTTTGGGAGATGAACATGGAAACATCGTCCATCTTTATGAACGGGATTGTTCGGTGCAAAGACGCCACCAAAAAGTAGTCGAAGTGGCGCCCTGTATTAACATGGCGGATGATTTACGCCAAGAAATTTGTCAAGCGGCCTTGCAGTTAATGCAACACGTGGGCTATGTAAATGCCGGAACAGTTGAATTCTTGGTTGCTGACGACCAGTATTACTTTATTGAAGTGAATCCACGTGTTCAAGTGGAACATACCATTACGGAAATGATTACCGGAATTGATATTGTTCAGGCTCAAATAAAAATTGCTCAAGGACAGGATCTCCATAAAGACATCCATATTCCTGAACAAGCCAATATCCCTTTAATCGGGGCGGCCATTCAATGTCGGATCACCACAGAAGATCCCTTAAATAATTTCTTTCCAGATACGGGGAAAATTAATACTTACCGCTCACCGGGCGGTTTTGGAATCCGTTTGGATGCAGGCAATGGGTTCCAAGGTACGGTTGTCTCGCCATTCTTTGATTCGCTCTTAGTTAAAGCGTGCGTACAAGCACCTACTTTTTCAGATGCCGTTCGAAAAATGGAACGAGCTCTTACTGAATTTCGAATTCGAGGAGTTAAAACCAATATTCCATTTTTACGAAATGTTATTCAAAATCCAATTTTTGCTTCAGGTGAAGCAACGACTACTTTTATTGATGAAACACCTTCTCTCTTTGTCTTTCCAGAAACCTTAAACCGGGGAAATAAAATGCTCGCTTATTTAGGGAATACAACTGTAAACGGATTTCCGGGCATTAGCCATGCACCTAAAAAATTCTATGAAAAACCACGTCTACCTAAAAAAATCATTTTACCTGAAAAGGAACTGGTGACGGCAAAGACTATTTTAGATCAAGAAGGCCCCGAAGCAGTTAGCCAATGGGTTAAACAACAATCCAAAGTCCTTTTAACCGATACGACTTTTCGAGATGCTCATCAGAGCTTATTGGCGACACGGGTGAGAACGACGGATCTGTTAGCTATCGCTAAACAAACCCAAGAAGGCATGCCGCAATTATTCTCTAATGAAATGTGGGGAGGAGCTTCCTTTGATGTTGCCTACCGGTTCTTGAGTGAAGACCCGTGGGATCGTCTTCGAAAACTACGGAAATTAATGCCCCATACGCTCTTTCAAATGTTGTTTCGTGGGTCTAATGCAGTTGGTTACCAAAACTACCCAGATAATGTATTAAAAGCATTTATTACCCAAGCGGCCGAAGCTGGTATTGATGTTTTCCGTTTGTTTGATAGTTTAAACTGGACGGCTCAAATTGAAAAGAGTATTCAATATGTGAGAGACGTCAACAAAATTGCAGAAGCAGCCATTTGTTATACAGGAGACGTCAATGATCCGAATCAAAGTAAATATACTATTGCTTACTATAAAGATATGGCTAGAGAACTGGAACATATGGGTGCTCACATTATTGCCATTAAAGATATGGCTGGTTTATTAAAACCACAAGCTGCATACCGGTTAATTAGTGAACTAAAAGAGACCGTTTCTTTACCTATCCATTTACATACCCATGATACTAGCGGAAATGGTATTTATACGCTAACTGAAGCCATTCGTGCGGGTGTTGATATAGTAGACGTGGCGCAAAGTGCACTCAGCGGAACAACGAGTCAACCTTCCATGAGTAGTTTGTATTACGCGCTTGAAGGTAGTTCGCTTGCACCTGATTTAACGATTGAAAATGTCCAAGAAATTAACCGCTATTGGGAAGATGTGCGTACTTATTACGATGGATTTGAAACTGGCATCCAGACCACTTCAACTGAAGTCTATCGTCACCAAATGCCAGGAGGTCAGTACACCAACTTGCAACAACAAGCCAAATCAGTTGGTTTAGAAGACAGTTGGGATACAGTAAAAGAAATGTATGCATCCGTTAATCAGCTGTTTGGTGATATTGTCAAAGTAACCCCTTCTTCAAAAGTAGTCGGGGATATGGCATTATTTATGGTTCAAAACCATCTGACTGAAGCGGATATTTATGAGCGTGGCGAAGATTTGAGCTTCCCACAATCGGTTGTGTCTTTCTTTAAAGGCGACCTTGGGCAACCGACTGGCGGTTTCCCGAAAGAATTACAAGCAATTATTCTTAAAGATCAAAAACCCCTTACTGTTCGTCCAGGTAGTCTAAGGCAACCCACTGACTTTAAAAAAGTTAGTATGGAACTCGCTGAAATAATAGGCCGTCAACCGAGTGAAGAAGATGTCCTTAGTTATTTAATGTACCCAGACGTTTTTCTAGGTTACTGTGATACCTTTAAAAAGTTTGGTGATGTGACGAAACTTGACACCCCTACCTTCTTCCATGGAATGCGGAAAGGTGAACAAATTGAAGTTGTCATTGAAAAAGGTAAAACGCTTATTATTAAGTTGAACCAAATTGGTGAACCAGATGCAGAAGGAATGCGTATCCTTTATTTTGAACTAAACGGTCAAGGCCGTGAGATTGAAATAAAAGATGCAAGTATTACAAGTACCAAAGCAATTCGAAAAAAAGCAGAACCTACTAATAAAGAACATATCGGCTCGACCATGCCCGGTTCTGTTTTAGAGATTCTCGTTGTAAAAGGTGATCGCGTTAAAAAAGGCGACCCGGTTATCATTACAGAAGCGATGAAAATGGAAACAACGATTCGTTCGACGATTAACGGTGTGATTGATCAAATCTATGTTACTGCCAACGATCGTATTGAAGCAGGAGATTTATTAATCGAAATTAAACCTAAATAA
- a CDS encoding acyl-CoA thioesterase → MNERPKVTCNETRTIRSDFVFNRDLNDKDTYYGGNIMAHFDSAGGGASFKFLKNASFTATVDVMTFVSPVHKTEEIYVESYVSGAGKSSVEAFTKMIATDLKTNQSRVVAYAFLTYVLENRNNKDFVMPELVPESEEEIAICQDYQKRRQLNLEKRKDNKAIEAAISTKPIWKKH, encoded by the coding sequence ATGAATGAAAGACCAAAAGTAACATGTAATGAAACGCGAACCATTCGTTCGGACTTCGTTTTTAATCGGGACTTAAATGATAAAGATACGTATTACGGTGGAAATATCATGGCTCATTTTGATAGTGCGGGTGGAGGGGCCTCCTTTAAATTTCTAAAAAACGCTTCTTTTACGGCTACGGTGGACGTCATGACTTTCGTTAGTCCGGTTCATAAGACGGAAGAAATTTATGTTGAATCGTATGTATCAGGTGCTGGCAAATCATCCGTAGAGGCTTTTACTAAAATGATTGCGACCGATTTAAAGACCAATCAATCGCGAGTTGTGGCCTATGCATTTTTGACTTATGTTTTAGAAAATCGTAACAACAAAGATTTTGTGATGCCAGAACTCGTACCAGAATCAGAGGAAGAAATCGCAATTTGCCAAGATTATCAAAAGAGACGGCAACTAAATCTTGAAAAAAGAAAAGACAATAAAGCAATCGAAGCGGCTATTTCCACAAAACCCATTTGGAAAAAGCACTAA
- a CDS encoding NUDIX hydrolase, which produces MIEEIENMLADYQPSPLGNQRLYSVMLPLIQREGEWHILFERRSQKISQPGQTSFPGGAVEMGESFKQAAIRETMEELNLSRNQIELLGEIDYIVSEERLIHCFVCKLTAPFETIHYDEAEVAAIFTIPLQYFIKNRPTYYTSRFVLEHDDDFPYDLVPTGKGYRFNGGKHRIPFYRINGYSLWGYTANLTDHFIDLLTSRKIKPF; this is translated from the coding sequence ATGATTGAAGAAATAGAAAATATGTTAGCGGATTACCAACCCAGTCCGCTCGGTAATCAACGCCTTTATTCAGTGATGCTACCACTCATTCAGCGGGAAGGTGAATGGCACATCTTATTTGAAAGACGGAGTCAAAAAATTTCACAACCGGGTCAAACTTCCTTTCCTGGAGGGGCAGTAGAAATGGGAGAAAGTTTTAAACAAGCAGCAATTCGTGAAACGATGGAAGAACTAAATCTTAGTCGCAATCAAATAGAACTACTAGGTGAAATTGATTATATCGTTAGCGAAGAACGTCTCATTCATTGTTTTGTTTGTAAATTAACAGCGCCCTTTGAAACCATTCACTATGACGAGGCAGAAGTCGCCGCAATTTTTACGATTCCGCTTCAGTATTTTATTAAAAATCGGCCTACCTACTATACCTCTCGTTTTGTACTGGAACACGATGACGATTTTCCCTATGATTTGGTTCCAACCGGGAAAGGATATCGTTTTAATGGTGGTAAACACCGCATTCCTTTTTATCGAATCAATGGCTATTCGTTATGGGGATATACAGCCAATTTAACGGATCACTTTATTGACCTTCTAACAAGTAGAAAAATAAAACCTTTTTAA
- a CDS encoding dicarboxylate/amino acid:cation symporter, with protein MKKKVGLVPKLVIGIILGIVVGSFASANVLRLFVTFSSFVSAYISFIIPLMIVAFVTAGIGELRTGAGKLLGLTLGFAYGFTLISGTFSYLVSRLLFPLFISGETAASVLDANATTVDPLFTIPLSPLMDVTSALVFAFIMGLGISALRGNKRTSNTGEMMRDLFNGFQSIIQMVLAKTIIPLLPYYIASTFALMSYTGEVWRVLSIFWRVFVIIFVMHFLILLFQYGVAGAVTKTNPFRYLKNQIPAWLTAVGTQSSATTIPINVEVAKTNGVSKSIREFVVPLGATIHLSGSMISLTGFATAILMMNDMDVSLKMFLPFIMILGISMVAAPGAPGGAVMSSLPFLPIIGIASNGPLASLMIALYLTQDSFGTACNVSGDNAIALIVDKIKGQFGIDSDPEEVAEPYEDQTVVIQPEV; from the coding sequence ATGAAGAAAAAAGTGGGCTTAGTTCCCAAGTTAGTAATAGGAATTATTTTAGGAATAGTAGTGGGTTCTTTTGCCTCTGCAAATGTGTTACGTCTTTTTGTAACCTTTAGTTCTTTTGTTTCTGCCTACATTTCGTTTATCATCCCTTTGATGATTGTGGCATTTGTAACAGCAGGTATTGGCGAGTTGAGAACTGGAGCAGGTAAATTATTAGGATTGACGTTGGGGTTCGCTTACGGATTTACTTTGATTTCAGGAACCTTTTCCTATCTCGTTTCAAGACTTCTCTTTCCACTCTTCATCAGTGGTGAAACAGCTGCGAGCGTTTTAGATGCAAATGCGACGACTGTCGACCCGCTCTTTACAATTCCACTTTCACCCTTAATGGATGTAACCTCGGCATTAGTGTTTGCTTTTATCATGGGTCTTGGCATTTCAGCTTTACGTGGGAACAAGCGAACAAGTAATACAGGGGAAATGATGCGGGATTTATTTAATGGCTTCCAATCCATTATTCAAATGGTATTGGCAAAAACCATTATCCCCTTATTGCCATACTATATCGCTTCAACCTTTGCATTGATGAGTTATACGGGTGAAGTTTGGCGTGTGTTAAGTATTTTCTGGCGTGTCTTCGTCATTATTTTTGTAATGCACTTCTTAATTCTACTCTTCCAGTATGGTGTAGCAGGTGCAGTTACGAAAACGAATCCTTTCCGCTATTTAAAAAATCAAATTCCTGCTTGGTTAACAGCTGTTGGAACTCAATCGTCCGCAACGACAATTCCAATTAATGTTGAAGTCGCTAAAACAAATGGCGTTTCCAAGAGTATTCGTGAGTTTGTTGTTCCGCTCGGTGCGACCATTCATCTGTCAGGTAGTATGATTTCACTAACTGGATTTGCAACAGCAATCTTAATGATGAATGATATGGATGTCAGTTTGAAAATGTTTCTTCCCTTTATCATGATTCTAGGTATTAGTATGGTCGCAGCTCCTGGGGCACCAGGAGGTGCGGTTATGAGTTCATTGCCATTCCTACCTATTATCGGCATCGCTTCAAATGGACCGCTGGCAAGTTTAATGATTGCTCTTTATTTGACACAAGACAGTTTCGGAACAGCTTGTAATGTCTCGGGAGATAACGCCATCGCTTTAATTGTTGATAAGATAAAAGGCCAGTTTGGAATCGACTCTGATCCTGAAGAAGTAGCTGAACCCTATGAGGATCAAACGGTTGTTATACAGCCGGAGGTTTAA
- the recQ gene encoding DNA helicase RecQ: MKKIETVLKEYYGYDHFRPGQEELIEAILKGQDALGIMPTGGGKSLCYQIPAICMEGTGIVISPLISLMKDQVDALQTMGVRAGFINSQLDKATYLNTMDKALFGYYDLLYIAPERIASEHFLNTISHMNINMVAVDEAHCISQWGQDFRPSYQTIPQLRDIVPEHVPFAAFTATATTQVQEDISQQLRLQKPNKFVASFDRPNLYFSVVQSKKKSQDLLSRINEEGSTIIYCNTRKNVESVYHNLVKKGFDVTYYHAGISAEERIKNQDDFIYDRKPIMVATNAFGMGIDKSNVRKVIHYNMPLNMESYYQEAGRAGRDGAPSEAILFYSGQDIITNTFLIEQGNQPHAKEKLNRMITYCKTGQCLRAYILNYFDEHPEWERCEQCSNCDGHTETIDVTVDCQKILSCIHRMDQRFGAGMVTDVLRGKNNQRIRSLQFDQLSTYGIMAKKTDERIKDIISLMIGDGYLALSGDKYPILTFTNKTNALLQAQDKLLMTYKIVDKVAHDKVDTQEYDKELFEALKKLRFQISKEIGKPPFVVFTDKSLISMASQLPTNDSAFLAIHGVGQSKLATYGAEFMAVIEAHKK; this comes from the coding sequence ATGAAAAAAATTGAAACAGTATTAAAAGAATATTATGGGTATGACCATTTTCGACCGGGACAAGAAGAACTAATCGAAGCCATACTCAAGGGACAAGATGCGTTAGGAATCATGCCGACAGGTGGAGGGAAATCACTTTGTTATCAGATTCCGGCTATTTGTATGGAAGGAACCGGCATTGTGATTTCTCCACTTATCTCCTTAATGAAGGATCAAGTGGATGCTTTACAAACAATGGGTGTTCGAGCGGGATTCATTAACAGTCAGTTGGATAAGGCAACCTACCTAAATACCATGGATAAAGCACTGTTTGGTTATTATGATTTATTATATATAGCGCCAGAACGGATTGCGAGCGAACACTTTTTAAATACAATCAGCCATATGAATATTAATATGGTTGCAGTAGATGAAGCTCATTGTATTTCACAATGGGGTCAAGACTTCAGGCCGAGCTACCAAACCATACCGCAACTCAGAGACATTGTTCCCGAACATGTTCCTTTCGCAGCTTTTACAGCTACCGCAACGACACAAGTACAAGAAGATATCAGTCAGCAGCTGCGTTTACAAAAACCAAATAAGTTCGTTGCAAGTTTTGATCGTCCAAACTTGTACTTTTCAGTCGTCCAATCCAAGAAAAAAAGTCAGGATTTACTGAGCCGTATTAATGAAGAAGGGTCCACTATTATTTACTGCAACACACGTAAAAATGTTGAGAGTGTTTATCATAACCTCGTCAAAAAAGGATTTGACGTTACGTATTACCATGCCGGTATTTCAGCTGAGGAGCGTATCAAGAACCAGGATGATTTTATTTACGATCGGAAACCGATTATGGTTGCGACCAACGCATTTGGAATGGGCATCGATAAATCAAACGTCAGAAAAGTCATTCATTATAATATGCCCTTAAATATGGAAAGTTATTATCAAGAAGCAGGACGGGCGGGACGTGATGGCGCACCATCAGAAGCCATCCTTTTTTATTCAGGTCAAGATATTATTACCAATACATTTCTAATTGAACAAGGGAATCAGCCACATGCTAAGGAAAAGTTGAACCGAATGATTACTTACTGTAAAACGGGTCAATGTCTACGTGCTTATATTTTAAATTACTTTGATGAGCATCCAGAATGGGAACGGTGTGAGCAGTGTTCCAACTGTGATGGTCATACCGAAACCATTGATGTAACAGTTGACTGTCAAAAAATCCTTTCTTGTATCCATCGTATGGATCAACGGTTTGGGGCTGGAATGGTAACAGATGTGTTGCGTGGTAAAAACAACCAGCGTATTCGTAGTTTACAATTTGATCAACTCTCTACATATGGCATCATGGCTAAAAAAACTGATGAACGGATTAAAGATATTATTTCTCTGATGATAGGAGATGGCTATTTGGCTCTCTCAGGAGATAAGTATCCGATTTTAACTTTTACAAATAAAACGAACGCCTTGCTTCAAGCGCAAGATAAACTACTTATGACTTATAAAATTGTTGATAAAGTGGCACACGACAAAGTAGATACTCAAGAGTATGATAAAGAATTATTTGAAGCTTTGAAAAAATTACGCTTTCAAATTTCGAAGGAAATTGGAAAGCCGCCATTTGTTGTTTTTACCGATAAAAGCCTCATTAGTATGGCCAGCCAGTTACCAACAAATGATTCAGCTTTTTTAGCAATTCACGGGGTAGGACAGAGTAAGTTGGCAACTTACGGTGCTGAATTTATGGCTGTTATTGAAGCACATAAGAAATAA
- a CDS encoding SMR family transporter, with translation MTYLLLAIICSASIALIFKYTENIPTNRYVITSANYFMAFVTSLFMIITRDLLVDVEQNTPFIKELTQLYLGKTAILSPYASIIWGLISGSIAGFFFFSSFFYYQKSVKENGVGLSGTIAKLGILIPMIFSIIIWREFPSAIQWIGITLSLLSILLVNLSPQSLEKLDIKPTLIILFILGGMAEFSNKIYQKYALADYKDIFLFATFFVAFLVSLFYTVKRKEKITKKDIVIGFVVGIPNLFSSYFLILSLATVKTSVAFPIYSAGSIILINLGGILIFKEKITRKNQLAILLTIIALVLINR, from the coding sequence ATGACTTATCTACTGTTAGCAATTATTTGTAGCGCATCCATCGCACTTATTTTTAAATATACAGAAAATATACCTACAAATCGTTATGTGATTACAAGCGCGAATTATTTTATGGCGTTTGTGACTAGCTTGTTTATGATAATCACAAGAGATTTATTAGTAGATGTGGAACAAAATACCCCATTTATAAAAGAATTAACTCAACTGTATCTTGGTAAAACTGCTATTTTATCACCTTATGCCAGTATTATTTGGGGACTTATAAGTGGGAGTATTGCAGGATTCTTTTTCTTTTCATCTTTTTTTTATTACCAAAAAAGTGTCAAAGAGAATGGGGTCGGTCTGTCAGGAACTATAGCTAAACTAGGTATTCTTATTCCGATGATTTTTTCAATTATTATCTGGAGAGAATTTCCTTCCGCTATTCAATGGATTGGAATCACTCTATCCTTGCTTTCAATTCTGCTGGTTAATCTGTCACCGCAGTCACTTGAAAAGCTAGATATTAAACCAACGCTTATCATCTTATTTATTTTGGGAGGGATGGCTGAATTTTCTAATAAAATTTACCAAAAATATGCCCTAGCTGATTACAAAGACATTTTTCTTTTTGCGACTTTTTTTGTAGCCTTTCTAGTTAGCTTATTTTACACAGTAAAGCGAAAAGAAAAAATTACGAAAAAAGATATAGTAATAGGCTTTGTAGTTGGAATTCCAAATTTATTTTCATCATATTTCTTAATTCTATCCTTAGCGACTGTAAAAACATCGGTTGCCTTCCCAATTTATAGTGCTGGAAGTATTATCTTAATTAATCTTGGAGGCATTTTAATTTTTAAAGAGAAAATAACTAGGAAAAATCAACTCGCAATTTTATTAACCATTATTGCGCTTGTTCTTATTAATCGATAA
- a CDS encoding C69 family dipeptidase, translating into MNKKLIKGASIFAVTGMLWVTNIGFVEACTSVLVGKDASEDGSTMIARNEDMGTAWSKHFYVREANKNEKKFESKGNGFSLELPKEQLKYTATPEWDVSEGLYEEAGINSKQVAMSATESTTIKESILEIDPLVEDGIAEDAMLTVVLPYIESAKGGVERLGEIVEEKGAAEANGIAFSDNEEVWYMETLSGHHWVAARIPDDSYAVVANTITIQEIDWDDSENYLYSKGLQEFITDNDLTDNLEEASMREIFADTADDSQYNIPRILSGQKMLTDSDIKIDDETFDLFQKSDNPITARDIADILGSHFNDTEYDTFGGEKSDAFRPISVPNTMESHILQIRNDVPEEISGIHWLAMGVASTSNYIPFYSGITETPKEYQEGTDEPDQTSAYWNYRTTNALTNPYYNEFKPELVMPVQEKVWGYMYKSVEKIDKEASKMLEKDSKELASYLNKETQEMSKYAMKEYKELNKTLLKKLTEKTNVEHNEDL; encoded by the coding sequence GTGAATAAGAAATTGATTAAAGGTGCGAGTATTTTTGCAGTAACTGGGATGCTATGGGTAACGAATATTGGCTTTGTTGAAGCGTGTACGTCTGTATTAGTAGGGAAAGATGCTTCAGAAGATGGTTCAACGATGATTGCCAGGAATGAAGATATGGGAACGGCTTGGTCCAAACATTTCTACGTCAGAGAAGCAAATAAAAATGAAAAAAAATTTGAGTCGAAAGGAAATGGTTTTTCTCTAGAACTACCAAAGGAGCAGTTGAAATACACTGCTACTCCAGAATGGGATGTTTCAGAGGGTCTATATGAAGAAGCTGGAATTAATAGTAAACAAGTTGCCATGAGCGCGACGGAATCAACAACGATTAAAGAAAGTATTTTAGAAATTGATCCCTTAGTAGAAGACGGGATTGCAGAAGATGCCATGCTGACAGTCGTATTACCTTATATTGAATCTGCTAAAGGCGGCGTCGAAAGATTAGGAGAAATTGTTGAAGAAAAAGGTGCTGCTGAAGCTAACGGGATTGCTTTTTCTGATAATGAAGAAGTGTGGTATATGGAGACACTTTCTGGCCATCATTGGGTAGCCGCTCGAATTCCAGATGATAGTTATGCGGTTGTTGCAAATACGATTACCATTCAAGAAATTGACTGGGATGATTCAGAAAACTACCTCTATTCTAAAGGTTTACAAGAATTTATTACTGATAATGACTTGACTGATAACCTCGAAGAAGCTTCTATGAGAGAAATATTTGCCGACACAGCAGATGATAGTCAATATAACATTCCAAGAATTTTATCTGGACAAAAAATGTTAACGGATTCTGATATAAAAATAGATGACGAAACATTTGATCTCTTCCAAAAATCAGATAATCCCATAACTGCTCGAGATATTGCAGATATTTTAGGTTCACATTTTAATGATACGGAATACGATACCTTTGGTGGAGAAAAATCTGATGCTTTTCGTCCTATCAGTGTGCCGAACACCATGGAATCACATATTTTACAAATTAGAAATGATGTACCAGAAGAAATAAGTGGGATTCACTGGCTTGCGATGGGTGTTGCGTCAACTAGCAATTATATTCCTTTCTACAGTGGTATTACTGAAACACCAAAAGAATACCAAGAAGGAACCGATGAACCAGATCAAACATCAGCATATTGGAATTACCGTACAACGAATGCCTTAACGAACCCTTACTATAACGAATTTAAACCAGAATTAGTGATGCCGGTGCAAGAAAAAGTCTGGGGTTATATGTACAAATCAGTAGAAAAAATAGATAAAGAAGCCAGCAAAATGCTTGAAAAGGATTCAAAGGAACTCGCTTCCTATCTAAACAAAGAAACCCAAGAAATGTCCAAATACGCTATGAAAGAATACAAAGAATTAAATAAGACACTGCTTAAAAAGTTGACTGAGAAAACAAATGTCGAACACAATGAAGATTTATAA